In Leguminivora glycinivorella isolate SPB_JAAS2020 chromosome 20, LegGlyc_1.1, whole genome shotgun sequence, the following proteins share a genomic window:
- the LOC125236943 gene encoding LOW QUALITY PROTEIN: uncharacterized protein LOC125236943 (The sequence of the model RefSeq protein was modified relative to this genomic sequence to represent the inferred CDS: deleted 2 bases in 1 codon): MRLFAEVRLLAYYGPWPTDVYIHSPTPWSDLYQRYGWAQVHRRLKPVKATILGIHSQPEIIATQRFRNNVTRRVDYKAELSQKVSNTVSNSWNIQHNINVGQLSKWNSKSLLDRSAEQLHSPTPTNGARAAVTPRKLLFQPALALRFPSSQVNQSKPMTASRGTMEIEVVYEATVYGDVAVNYEDTWNGHYFWRYDVNAVMASGGLPRTLQVTETLKVGFYTDVEIEVHEKNGKRKLMANITV, encoded by the exons TACTACGGGCCATGGCCCACGGACGTGTACATACACTCCCCAACCCCGTGGAGCGATCTGTACCAGCGGTACGGCTGGGCGCAGGTCCACAGGAGGCTGAAGCCGGTCAAGGCTACTATCCTCG GTATCCACAGCCAGCCAGAGATAATTGCAACCCAGCGCTTCAGGAACAATGTCACCAGACGCGTCGACTACAAAGCCGAACTTAGCCAAAAAGTCAGCAACACTGTCTCAAACAGCTGGAATATCCAACACAATATCAATGTGGGGCAACTATCGAAGTGGAATTCAAAATCCCTATTGGATcg GTCGGCGGAACAACTTCATTCTCCTACGCCCACCAATGGGGCAAGAGCGGCAGTAACTCCGAGGAAATTACTCTTTCAGCCAGCGCTGGCATTACGATTCCCGTCGAGCCAGGTGAATCAGTCGAAGCCG ATGACCGCGTCCCGAGGCACCATGGAGATAGAAGTAGTCTACGAAGCCACAGTGTACGGCGACGTGGCGGTTAACTACGAGGACACCTGGAACGGGCATTACTTCTGGAGATACGACGTGAACGCCGTCATGGCGAGCGGTGGTCTTCCCCGCACGCTGCAGGTCACGGAGACACTCAAGGTCGGTTTTTACACCGACGTCGAGATTGAGGTGCACGAGAAGAATGGGAAGCGTAAGCTGATGGCGAATATCACGGTTTAA